The Candidatus Flexicrinis proximus sequence TACCATTTCGATATGATGTCCAAACTGCGGCGCCTTGCCGATGCGCACGGGATCGAGTACAAGGTCGACCTCTACCTGTACTACAGCTCCGACGGCACCGCCTACTGGCGGGCGGGCGGCGATGCCAGGGTCGGTTTATGCGGCCCCGGCGTGGCGGCGTCCCACAGCTACGAGCGCACACATGTCGACTCGCTCACCCATACCACCCACCTGCTCGCGCGCTACATGCTCGGCGAGTAAACACAGGCACGCCGAACGACTGCCCGTTCCACCATAAGGCGCTGCGTTTCTAACGCAATCCAAACCGGACTCGTACCGTTTTCAGATTGATTTATAGCTCATACGTTCTATACTGGAGAAGTCTGGAATGTAGCACGCTGTCTAAACCACGTGTCGAGGTTCGACCAACAATGCACGCTTTGGCTGCGCTGGGAGTACTCGGCATCGCGCGTCTGTACCACGAACAAACACGGTGGGACGCCCATACATGGCGTCCTGACTAGTCATCCGCCCGAGAGCCGGCAGTTCTCACAGCGCAGCTGCCAATGACTGAAGACCGATAACTGGTAACTGGCAACTGAAAACTGGCGGCTGATAGCCTAGATATAGATCACCGTGCGTTCCAAAAAGGCCAGTGTGTGCTTGAGGTAGTGATCGACGGTCTCTGGTTTGCGGAACCCGTGGCCTTCGCCGGCATAAATGTGGTATTCGACCGGCACACCGCGTGCGCGGAGCGCATTCACCATCATATCGGATTGATTTTGCGGCACGACGATATCGTCGGCGCCCTGAAACACGATCAGCGCATCGCGGATCTTCTCGTTATGGAACAGCGGCGAGCGCTTGCGGTACAGGGCGGCGGCATCCGGCAGTGGTCCCAGAAGCGAGTCGTTATAGTGGGCTTCGAATTTGTGTGTTTCCTTCGCCAGCGCGAACATATCGCTGATCCCGTACAGACAGACCCCGGCCTTGAACGTTCCCGGGTATTCGCATAACCCTTGCAGTACCGCGTATCCGCCCGAACTGCCGCCGTAGATGACCGCTTTCGCCGGGTCGATTCGGCCCTGGGTCGCCAGCGATTTCACACCGTCCACCGAGTCTGCCAGGTCGATATCGCCCCACCGTCCGTTGAGTTTTAGCATATTTGCGCGGCCATACCCTGTGCCGCCTCGGAAATTGACCGCGAACACGGCATACCCGCGCGTCGCCCAGAACTGGAGCACAGGCTCGAAGCACAGATAATTGGCGCTGGTTGGGCCGCCGTGCTGAAAAACGATCACAGGAGGTAAACCCGACGATTCAAACTGTGTGCTGGTCGGCGGATAGAACAACCCGTGGCTGTCGGCATTATCGCGGGTCGTGAAAACGATGTGTTCCGGTTCGCTCAGGACTTCCGGCGCGAACACCCCATCGACGGTGCGTGCATGGATCACCACATCGCTGAAATCGGGATCGAATGAGATCAGTTCATGCGGGATTCGCGGGGCAGAGGCGATAACCGCCACGCGTCCTTCCAGATTGATCGAAATCTGCGCGAAAAACGTGTACGGAAGAGCCGTGAGAAGCGGTGTTGCGCCGCCGCTCTCCAGGTCGATGCGCCACAGCGAATGCTGCACTTTCTCGCTGCGGCGGGCAACGATCGCCCGGCTGTCGGGCGTGAATGCGAAATACCGCATACCGCTCCCCCACTGCGGGCCGCCGTATTCGGCTTCGCCATGCGTGATCTGCCGGACTTCGCCCGAGATCAGGTCGCGGAAGTAGATATGCCACCAGCCGGACTCGTCGCTGATATAGGCCAGATAGCGGCCGTCCGGAGAAAACGTCGGCTGCATCACCGAAATCTCGCGGCCGCCCGCCAGCACTTCTACGCTCACGACTTCTCGCCGGTCGTTGAGCGTCAGCATGTGTATTTCGCAGCCGTCCCACGGCATATTCGGATGGTCCCAGACCATCACCGCCAGATGCCAGCCGTCGGGATGCCACACCGGATTCATTATGAAGTCGCTTGGATAGTACAGTTTGCGGGGAAAGTCCTGCCCGCCCATATCCACAATCGCCAGCCCGTCCTTGTCCTCGTAGGTGTGGCCAAAGACGACATCGTCGCCGTCGGGTGAAATCGCGATCCCGCCGACGCCTCCAAATCCCGGCGTGATCGGGCGGATCGAGCCGCCGCTGGCCGGAACCGTATACAACCGGCCGCCTGTTCCCGCGAACGCGACCGTATAGCCGCGGATACCGAACATGCCGCCGCCGTAAGCGATCTTCCCGGTTGAGGCTTTGTCGCCGCTGATGATTCTTGGCGCGTTGGAACCGGACTGCGAGACGACATAGTGCTGTGCGCCGCGCGTCTCGTGCCAGACGATCGTCTCTCCCGCCCACATCGCGTCGTTCAGCTTTGCCGTCGTCGATACGAGCGCCGACGAGACAGAACTGCTCCAGGTGCCGTACATCGCGCGGGTTTTCATCTGATGCTCCAGTGTGGATCTTTTTGCGCCGCCAAAACGAATGAACTATAGGAAAGAGGTGCAGCAAACTTATCAGTATTCCACACACGAAAATCTACCGCGTTTCGCATCACAATTCTATGAGTCCGCGCTGTTTGCCAGCCAGTGGCTTGCACGGTCCGCAATAGGGGGGGGCGCAGTTGGCGATGCGGTTCACGCCCTAAAACCCGGGGCCTGGCGGCAGGCTTCTGCAGCGTCGGCACCGCCAAAAACAGGCGGCTTATCCATAACTGACGTTATTCACGGTAAAAGGCCCGCGCAGGGACGCCGTTATGCCTGCGTCACCAGCGTGCGCTGCGCCATGATCTGACCGAGCAGGTTCAGCTTGTCCGCCAGGTTACCACCCACGTCCATCTGGACTTTCAGGCAGGCGATTACAAGATCAAGGTCGCTGCTGCCCACGCGGGTGACCCACGTCGCGCATGCGTCCAGAAAAGGTACGCCGCCGCGGAGATCGGCAATCAGGCGCGCAGCCTCATCGCGCATCGGGACGCTCATATCGCGTTCGGCGATGCCAAATGCCTGAACCAGGTTGTAGCCGCCGCGCAGCGCGTTCTCCAGCTGGCGGATCAGCTCGGGGATTTGTGCGTCGAGTGTACTAGTCGCGGTCATGCTTGAGTGCCTCCTCAATGTCCATCGGCCGGTCGCCTGCCTTACGCAGGGTCTCCAGCCGCGAAATGTACTCGTGATAGCCGATTTCCAGCATGAACAGCGTTGCGACGGCCCGTTCAATCACCGGCGTGTTATGTCGCTCCGGCGGCAGCCCCCAATGCTTCGCCAGCTTCGCCATCTGGCGTGCGGTTTCTTCCGTGATCTGGATGCTAATCTGTTTCATTGTCCGTCTCGATAACGTGCCGATTCTCAAATAATATACGATTATCGTGTGTTGTCAAGAATTTCCGGGCATAGCAAACACAACTCCCAGCTTCCTCAAGCGAGACGGGGTAGGGCGGCCGCAGGAGTCGGTTATGCACTAGATTCGGGGGACGCGCTGAAGCCTCGCTGTGTTACAATTAATCGAACCTTATCGGTCGTTTCCGAGGTTCACTTATGACGCAATCCTATGGGTCGGGGCAGATTTTCGTTCTCGTCGGTCCCGGCGGCGCGGGCAAGAACACGCTCATGAAGATGGTCCTGCCGCGCATCGAAAACCTCTCGCAGCTGGCGACCGCAACCACCCGCGCGATTCGTCCCGGGGAACAAGAAAACCGCGAACACCTCTTCGTCAGCCTCGACACCTTCAACCAGTGGATCCAGGACGGCAAACTGCTCGAATTTCAGGAGGTCCACCCCGGCCGCTTTTACGGCGTGCCGCGCGCCCCGCTGGAGGAAGCCTTCCGCGAGGGACGCGACCTGATCGCCGATATTGAGATTGCCGGAGCGGAGAAGATCCTCGCCGCCTTTCCCGACAACACGGTGCTGATCTTTATCGCCGCGCCCAGCCTCGACGTTCTCGAACGGCGCATGCGCGAACGGGGCGAAAGTGAGCAGGGCGTCCGCGACCGGATGGCCCGCGCCGAGCGCGAGATGGCGTTTGCCATGAATTGTCCGGTCTACATCGTCAACCACGATCTGGACAAAGCATCCGAAGAACTCGAACAGGCAATTCTCAAGGCGCGCGAAACCCGTAAGGTCGAGGCCTAGCCGCCGCATCCGAACAGTGTACAGGTCCGATGACCCCGGCTTGCCCCCGACCCGCTGATAGTCGATAAGGATCAGCCATGGAGTCTTTGGCGCACCACCATTTATCCAAAGGCGCGATTTTGGCCGACGACGGCATCCCGCAGCAGTTCGGCGAGCCGGCCGCAGAGTATGCAGCAGCGCTGACCGGCGCGGCCCTCTTCGATCGTTCGCATGAGGCGCGCCTGCGGCTCGACGGCGACGACCGCTATCCCTTCCTCCAACGTATCAGCACCAACGATGTCCTCAAGCTGCGCGCCGGCACGGGCTGCGCGACGATTTTCACCAACCCAAACGGCCGCGTGATCGACCGCATCGAAGTCTATGCCGGCGAGTCGTATACCATGCTGACCGGCGGGCCGGGCCGCGCAGAGCCGCTGCTGCGTTATCTCCAGCGCAATATCTTCTTCCGCGATAAGGTCAAGGTCAGTGACATGACCGCGGCCACGCGCCAGTTCGCGCTGCATGGCCCGCTGGCCGCCGAACTCATCGAGAAGATCGCCCCCGGCACGCGGTTGCTCCCGCTGCACAGCTACCACGCGGCGGAAATCGACGGGACGCAGGTGATGATCGCCCGCGCCAAGCCTATCAGCGGCGACCACTTCCGCCTGATAATGGCCGGCGACGGTGCTATCGGGGTGTGGGATGCCCTCAAGGCGCTCGGCACCGTACCGGCCGGGTCGCAGACCTATAACGTGCTGCGCATCCGCGCGGGTCTGCCCGCCGCCGGCCGCGAGCTGAGCGAGGACTACATCCCGCTTGAACTGGGGCTGTGGGACGAAGTGAGTTTTGCGAAGGGCTGTTATACCGGTCAGGAGATCATCGCCCGAATGGAGAGCCGCGGCAAACTCGCCAAGACTCTGGTCTCCGTGCAGCTCGACAGCGCCGCCGACAGCCCGATCGACATCCTGATCGACGGCAAACGTGCCGGAACGCTGACCAGCGCCGCCACCGCTCCGGATGGGATCCACTATGCGATCGGGCTGCTCAAGCCAGACCTGGCTGTACCCGGGACGCGCGCGGTCACCGCAGCGGGTGTCGGCCTGGTGGTGACCGGGCTTCCCGGCGCGCAGCCACCCGGCTGAAATCCCCGCCGCTTGCCGCTTGCTGCACCCGTTTATCTCTACGCCATGATAACGATTTACCCCCTGTTTCCGTCTCCGCGTGCCTTCAGGACTTCCGCTTAGTTGCGCGTTACCCGAACCGTGCCATAATAAGCGTGAAGCACGACGCACAATGATCGATGATGAGGGGGTGGCGCCGATGAGCGACTCGAACGAACAGGAATACATGCAGAACGGTTTGGAAGCGCTCAATATGGGCGACTTCAATGCCGCCCAGGTGTTTTTCAAGCAGGCGATCCGTGTCAATAACTCAAACGAAGAGGCCTGGCTGAGCCTGGCCCGGACCTACCCGACGGAGCCGGATAAGGCACTGAAGTGCTATGAGAACGTGCTGAAGATCAACCCGTTGAACTCGGAAGCGCAGGGGATGATTGACCGGCTGAGCGCGGCCGCAGCGGCGGCCCCGACGCCTGCGCCTGCGGCACCGTCCTCCTCATCGTATTCCACGCCGACGCCGGACTCGTCAGATACCCTGCGCGATCCCTCCTCGGCAGCCCCCAAGGAACGTAAGCCGTTGGGTGGCCCGGCCGTCAGCGCCCCGAAGGGCATCGAAGGTGCCCCCGAGACCGTCAACCTCGATTATTTCGTCGACTTCTTCCAGCGCGCGTTCAAGGGCAGTATGGCGCTGCTGACCGGGCAGGGTGACGGCTCCTCCGATCTACCGACGAGCTGGTGGAATGCCACGCTGATGGTCGTTTCGGTCGGCTTCATTACCGGCCTGTTCGCCGCGATCTCCGGCCTGCGCTTCGGCAGCATCATCTCGATCTTCACGATGCCGCTGCTGGTCACGCTGACGTTGGTCGTGGCTGTAGGCGGCGGCGCATTCCTCTCGCACTGGTATCTGCGGACTTACCGCGACGGATCGGCCAGCCTGCTCGATCACACCATGGCCTTTGTCCGCGTGTGGTTCCCTGCCAGCCTGATTTTCGCCGTCGTGCTGCTGATCTCGGGTCTGACCGGCAACTTCGTCATGGGCCTCCGGTCGTTTCTGCTCTCGTTCGGCTTCTCGGCCAACGGGCTGGGGCTGATCCTGCTGATCGTGAATATCGCCGTGACGGCCTACTCGGCACTGCTGCTGCAGCGGGGCTGGGCGCGCCTGTACCCAACGGCCATCGCCCGCGGCCTGTGGATCGCCGTAGCGATCGCATTAGTGACGACAGGCATCATCCTCTAGGGATAGCTGCAAGTAAATGAGAAGGATGGAATGTGCATTCCATCCTTCTTTTTATTCCGGGTCTCCGTCCCAGGCCCCGGCAGGAGTTTGCACTGCTGCGCCTCGTACAGCGATTAGGGGTCGAGGGGCGCAAGTCCCTCGCGGAGGCGTGGAGGCAGCGCCCCCACCGCGCGCGCTAGAATTTCACCGCGAACTTGATGACCGCGCCCTTCTGCTCTTTCAGGCGGTCGAACAACTGCGGCGAGTCCTCGAATCCGATCTTATAATTGACCAGCCCCGGCACATCCAGCCGCCCCTGCTGCATCAGGCTGGCGATCGCGGCATAGGCGCGCTCGGTGTCCCAGCGCGGCGTATCCCGCGGGGGATGCCCCCAGCCGCAGCCGTGCGGGACGATCATCGTCAGCCGGTTGTGGTGGAACTCGCGCCCCAGCCACACGCCCTGCGCGTCGGTCTGGTAAAACCCGGCGGAGCAGACGGTTCCGGCAATGCGCACGCTGCGGATGGCATCGGTCAGCGCCGGAACGACGCCGCTCAGTTCGATGGCGATATCGGCGCCCTTGCCGCCGGTCAGCTTGTGGACTTCCAGCCCGACGTCGCAGGCTTTCGGGTCCAGCACGGCCGTCGCGCCGTACTGCAGCGCCAGCGCGCGCCGCTCCGGCATCGGATCGGCGGCGATCAGCGTCTCCGCGCCGCTCTCGTGCGCCATCTTGACCGCCAGCAGTCCCAGCGCGCCGAGGCCGATTACAACCACCGACTCGCCATAGCGCACGTTCGATTCCCGCACGCAGTGAAACGCGACGTAGGCGGGTTCGATGCACAGCGCGGTCATCGGGTCGAGCGAGCCCAGCGGAAAGATGCGCCCCTGCGGGCTGAGGTTGACCTCGCGGATATCCATATAGCCGAAGACGGTCTCGCCGACGCGCAAGCGGGTGACGTTGGCGCCGACCGCTTCGACTACGCCGACGCCGGTCGTGCCGCTGTTGGACGGATTTTGCGGGGTAGGGACGCTGGCCGAGCCCGGCGAGTCGAGGAACAGGCGCATGTCGGTATCGAAGACATGGTCACGGAAGGCGCTGTTGTCGAAAATGGCGGCAGTGGTGCCGATCTTGCCGGACGCCCATGTGGTGCGGATGCGCACCTGATCGGGTTCAGGCGCGGGGGGATCGTAGTCGAGCAGTTCGGCGGCATACGCGCCGGTGAAAGCAAGGCGGCGGGGCATGGCTACACCGCCTCGTCCCAGCACTGGCGCAGGTAGCGCACTGCTGCCGGCAGGGTCTGAAGTGCGTCGCCGGGCACGCCGCACTCCAGCGCGAACCAACCGGAGTACCCTGCGGTGCGCAGGGCGCGGAAAGCCCCCACAAAGTCCGTATGACCATGACCGGGCAGCAGGCGGTTGCTGTCCGCAACGTGCACATGCCCGATCTGCGCGGCATTGGCCGTCAACGCGGCGGGCAGGCTGGCTTCCTCGATGCTCATGTGGAACAGGTCGGCCATGATGCACACGCGCGGCGACTCGGCGGCACTGCACAGCGTGCCGGCATGCGCCAGCGTCTTGAGAAATGGCGTCTCGTAGCGGTTGAGCGGTTCGAGCAGGATTTTCGCCGCCTGCCCTGGCGTCTGGCGGACCGCCTCGCGCAGCGTATGGACGGTGAGCTGGGTTGCCAGCGCGGCCGGATCGCCAATCGGCGACAGGTCCGGCAGCGGGATTTCACGCCGCAGCGGCAGCCCGATCACGCCCGATGCACCGAGCGACTCGGCGTATTTGAGCGCGGCGATCAGCCCGTCGAGCCGTTTCCTGCGTTCAACCGGGTCAGGGTGGACGAAATCGTCTTTGCCCATGCTGCACAAGCTCGACACCGGCAGGCCCGACGCCTGCCGTGCGGAGTCGATGGCTGCCGCATGATCGCTGAAGGCGCCGGCGCCGGAGAACGGCGCCCCCCACGCGGTCAGCTCCACACCGTCGAAGCCAAATTCCGCCGCGCGCTGGAACTGCTCTGCCAGCGACGCGCCGGGGATGAGATGATGCTGAACTGCGAGTTTCATCGGGGGACTCCTGATACTAAATAAACAAGGGGGTACAGTAAGACTTTTAGGCTCGGATCATGGATTAAACGTCGCGTGAATAATGCATCCGAAACGTTTTGAATAGCGATTATACCCCTCGCGCGGAAAGCCGCCAAAGCCGGTTGACAATAGGCTGCGCGGCGAGCGAGCGCCAGCGGAGCGTATGCGCGGCGTCACGCGCGGCTCGGCCGCACCCGGCTATAATCCACTTAACCTGTTATTTCCGTCCCCAGGATGAGGTGCCGACCGATGAGTTTCCGAGTGCGGACTCTTCTACGCTTGTTGTTTTCGCTGCTGGCCGCCGTCGCGCTGACCGGACTGGCGATGTCGACGCTGCCGGCCAAGGCGCAGAGCGAACAGCCGCTGTTCGTCAATACCGGCGCGAAGGTTTACGCGGTCAATCCGTTTCTGGAACGCGTGACCGCGCTGGATATCCCCGGCACCCCCCTCAGCTTCGCGCTCTCGCCGGACGGCGCGCGCCTGCTGGTGGACGCCCAAGCCGGACTGCCTCCCTTTGGGCGTGCCTTCTTCCTCGTCGATACGGAGAGCCTGGCGGTTACCGAACTCCCGCTGGCGCACGGCGGGATGGACATCGGCGGCATGCCTTACTGGCGCTGGGACAGCCAGGCGCTCCTATATTCCGGAAAGCTGCCGGACCATCGTCCGTCGGTCTATCACTATCACCTCGACTTTGATCGCATCGAGGTCTGGGCAACCGACATCCCGGTCTGGGGCGATGGCGGCGAGGGTCTGAATATCCCCCCGGTGGTGTGGTGGGACGAGGAGGGCTTTGCGCTGCTGCAAAACAATCTTTCTCCCAGTGCCGACCTGCTGCCCTATACGAGCGAAGGGCGGAAGTCCGAGCCGCTTCGTATTTACGACGCGGAACCGAACCCGGACGTGCCTTTCCCTCTGCCGGCGTTTAGTGCGATGCGGCTGGTCGAGGTGGGTATGGTTTCGCCGCAGCTCGCCGTCTACCGGCCTATCATCGACCGCTGGGACATTATTTACCCGCTCGAACGGGAAATCGAACGGATGGCGGGAGGTGAGACCGTCGTCGAAGCGCCAACGGATGGGTTCATAGCGCGCTACGCGCTTGTGCAGCAGCCCGGCGCGCTTGCTCCGCTTAACCAGAACGTTGCTGTCGTCAACGAGATCAATGGGCGGCGGTTGATCTTCGGCGAGGGTCAGGGTGTGGTGGCGCTTTCTCCCCGCGGCAGCCATTACACGCAGACTGATTTCACCGGCTTTTACGTGACCAATGGCGAGACGCGCGTCCGCCTGGATATCCCGGCTGTGGGCACATCCCAGCTTCAATGGCAGGTCGTCTGGGCGCCGCTGATTGGCACAATCGGTTTGGTCGGGAGTTTCCGTGTCGAAGATGGTCTGCTGGTCATCCACACCGGACGCGGCGACTACAATGCCGGCTCCGTGCGCTACTACGCGCTCGCTCCAGACGGCAGTTCGATCGCCTGGGTATCGGAAGGCTCCAACAACAATGCCCGCATCCGCCGTTACGAGTGGGCGACCGACGAGACGACCACCCTGTACGACATGCCCGCCAGCGACGGCACCATCACTTTCCCGCGCATCGTCACGTACGACGGCGGGCGGATTACGCTGACGGACGATCTGGGCGCGCTGTTTGTTACCAACGAAGGCGCGGTGATGCGGCCGGCGCCACCCGCTGAACCCGTGGCCGCCTCGCTTCGCGGGCCTGTCCTTTCGCCGGACCGCTCGAAATTCGCCGCGATCCGCTACCACGAAAACAGCTATTACTACGCCGACCTGGTGGTATTTGACGCCCTGACGCTCGAAACGAAGATCATCTATTCGCAGGACAAGCCCGGTTTCTTTCAGCTTCCAGTCTGGGACAGCTATAGCCACGCCCTGCTTTGGCCGGTATACATCGAAGGGGAGGGGCCGACCGTCCTCCAATATGACTTCAATACAGACGACGTATTGGCCGTGAGTACGGTGTATCCAGTCGTCGGCGATGCCGGCGAGGTTGGGATGCCGGATCTGGTGTGGTGGCTTCCCGGCGAAGGCTACGCGGTGCTGCTGGATACGCTTGACGACAAGACCTTCATCGCCGGCTATGCGGCCGATGGCAGCGAAACACGAACGCAGATCGGGGATCGGAATTATCCGGCCGGCTGCCAGTTCGACAAGGTCATGCCGGTGTTCGTCGCGGGCGGGCAGGGCGCAGCCGACGAAGCGCCGGGAATCGACGCGGTCGCCGTGCATTATCCACTGACCGGCGCCTGGAAGATCATCGACCCGCTGACGGGCGCGGCGACCTGGCTGGATGACGGCCAGCAGATGCGTCTCGTGGGCGGCGTACAGGTCATCGTGCGTATTCCCCCTGCTGCCCGCGAACCCGCCGATGTCGGCTGCGAACCCGGCGTATTCCCGGACATCGACTTGCGCGGCTAGGCTTGCAGGCCACCGAATCGCTAAGGCCAACCAAAGGAGAAGTCAAATGCGTGTACTTGCCCTCTTGTTTGTTCTGCTGACTGCGACCCTACGCTCCGCCGCGCAGACGCCCGAGCCGCCCATCTTCCTGTTACGCGACGACGGTGTGCTGTACATGCGCACGGGCACCCAGACCGGGGAGGCGGATGTCTATATCGACTTTTCGCGGCTGGCGACCCCGCCAGATAACGGCGAGGAAAGCCTGCGTTTCGCGGAGGTCTTTGCCGCGATGGGGACGACTATCCTCAGCGTCTCTGCGCCGGTGAGCGTGGCGATCGGGCCGGATGGCGAGGCCCAGATGCCTGTGCTGCGTAGCGCCACGCTTGACCCCGTAACCGGCATCCTGACCGTGCGACTCCGCACCGCGCAAGACCTCATCCTCACCTTCTCCGGCGGCGTCCTGACCGGCTTCGAGCGCGCCGACGGCGGACAGCCTGAACTGGCGCTGGTCTACCCGAACGATCTCGGGTTGGACGACACGACCGGCCTGTACGCGTCGATCGACGGCACGCTGGTTGCGCTGCCGGTCAAGGGCTGGGTCTATCCCATCCCGACCCCCATTGGCGAGGACGGCCGGATTGTCTATACGTCGGTCATTTTCGAAGAGATTGAGGGCATCAATACGCGCATCGACCGCATGGTTCTGATCGACATCGCCACGTTCAGCGTAACGCTGCTGGTTGAAGACCATGTCGTACTCGAAGGAGAGATTCGCCCCACGGCTGACGGCAGCGCGCTGCTCTATACAGCCTACAGCGACGAGACCGGCGCGGCGGTGTGGAAAGTCGGCCTTGACGGACTGACGCCGCCGGATCTGCTCGTGGATGGCCTGATGTTCTGGGCGGACGCCGGCAATTTCGTTCTGCCGACCTTCACCGAGGTCACGGCGGAGACGTTCACCATTTCGACCTTTGGACTGGACTGGAGCGGCGAGG is a genomic window containing:
- a CDS encoding S9 family peptidase — protein: MKTRAMYGTWSSSVSSALVSTTAKLNDAMWAGETIVWHETRGAQHYVVSQSGSNAPRIISGDKASTGKIAYGGGMFGIRGYTVAFAGTGGRLYTVPASGGSIRPITPGFGGVGGIAISPDGDDVVFGHTYEDKDGLAIVDMGGQDFPRKLYYPSDFIMNPVWHPDGWHLAVMVWDHPNMPWDGCEIHMLTLNDRREVVSVEVLAGGREISVMQPTFSPDGRYLAYISDESGWWHIYFRDLISGEVRQITHGEAEYGGPQWGSGMRYFAFTPDSRAIVARRSEKVQHSLWRIDLESGGATPLLTALPYTFFAQISINLEGRVAVIASAPRIPHELISFDPDFSDVVIHARTVDGVFAPEVLSEPEHIVFTTRDNADSHGLFYPPTSTQFESSGLPPVIVFQHGGPTSANYLCFEPVLQFWATRGYAVFAVNFRGGTGYGRANMLKLNGRWGDIDLADSVDGVKSLATQGRIDPAKAVIYGGSSGGYAVLQGLCEYPGTFKAGVCLYGISDMFALAKETHKFEAHYNDSLLGPLPDAAALYRKRSPLFHNEKIRDALIVFQGADDIVVPQNQSDMMVNALRARGVPVEYHIYAGEGHGFRKPETVDHYLKHTLAFLERTVIYI
- a CDS encoding sugar phosphate isomerase/epimerase, whose amino-acid sequence is MKLAVQHHLIPGASLAEQFQRAAEFGFDGVELTAWGAPFSGAGAFSDHAAAIDSARQASGLPVSSLCSMGKDDFVHPDPVERRKRLDGLIAALKYAESLGASGVIGLPLRREIPLPDLSPIGDPAALATQLTVHTLREAVRQTPGQAAKILLEPLNRYETPFLKTLAHAGTLCSAAESPRVCIMADLFHMSIEEASLPAALTANAAQIGHVHVADSNRLLPGHGHTDFVGAFRALRTAGYSGWFALECGVPGDALQTLPAAVRYLRQCWDEAV
- a CDS encoding type II secretion system F family protein, translating into MTATSTLDAQIPELIRQLENALRGGYNLVQAFGIAERDMSVPMRDEAARLIADLRGGVPFLDACATWVTRVGSSDLDLVIACLKVQMDVGGNLADKLNLLGQIMAQRTLVTQA
- a CDS encoding zinc-binding alcohol dehydrogenase, producing MPRRLAFTGAYAAELLDYDPPAPEPDQVRIRTTWASGKIGTTAAIFDNSAFRDHVFDTDMRLFLDSPGSASVPTPQNPSNSGTTGVGVVEAVGANVTRLRVGETVFGYMDIREVNLSPQGRIFPLGSLDPMTALCIEPAYVAFHCVRESNVRYGESVVVIGLGALGLLAVKMAHESGAETLIAADPMPERRALALQYGATAVLDPKACDVGLEVHKLTGGKGADIAIELSGVVPALTDAIRSVRIAGTVCSAGFYQTDAQGVWLGREFHHNRLTMIVPHGCGWGHPPRDTPRWDTERAYAAIASLMQQGRLDVPGLVNYKIGFEDSPQLFDRLKEQKGAVIKFAVKF
- a CDS encoding aminomethyl transferase family protein, which gives rise to MESLAHHHLSKGAILADDGIPQQFGEPAAEYAAALTGAALFDRSHEARLRLDGDDRYPFLQRISTNDVLKLRAGTGCATIFTNPNGRVIDRIEVYAGESYTMLTGGPGRAEPLLRYLQRNIFFRDKVKVSDMTAATRQFALHGPLAAELIEKIAPGTRLLPLHSYHAAEIDGTQVMIARAKPISGDHFRLIMAGDGAIGVWDALKALGTVPAGSQTYNVLRIRAGLPAAGRELSEDYIPLELGLWDEVSFAKGCYTGQEIIARMESRGKLAKTLVSVQLDSAADSPIDILIDGKRAGTLTSAATAPDGIHYAIGLLKPDLAVPGTRAVTAAGVGLVVTGLPGAQPPG
- a CDS encoding guanylate kinase, with translation MTQSYGSGQIFVLVGPGGAGKNTLMKMVLPRIENLSQLATATTRAIRPGEQENREHLFVSLDTFNQWIQDGKLLEFQEVHPGRFYGVPRAPLEEAFREGRDLIADIEIAGAEKILAAFPDNTVLIFIAAPSLDVLERRMRERGESEQGVRDRMARAEREMAFAMNCPVYIVNHDLDKASEELEQAILKARETRKVEA